TTATCTTAGCACAGCCGATCACGATTGTCAATCACAAAAACTCATATTCAACAATGTTGTGCGGCGCGGTTTCGATAAGGAGTGAATTCTCACGATTGTTAATCGTAAATGAGTTCGTCCGCGTTGCCGCCGCGCTCGCGCGCCGCTTCGTCAACCGCTCTGCACAGCGGATAAAGCCGTTCCGACAGCAACAATTGTGAGTAAAGCGCGGGCTGGCGGCGCAAGTGTTCTTTGTGCTTCTCTCCGCACAGTCCGAGCGGCGGCGCGTCCGGTGCCTCTGACAGCGTAATATTTGGCAGAAGATAATCTCCCACGCGGGTATAGGTGATTTCGCTCGCCGGTGGCGGCGTTTCGCCCTTTGCGGGAATGATAAGCGTCACGCCGTATTCCCAGAGCAGGTCGCGCCATTCCGATACGAGCGTAAGCATCCTTGCGATTCGCGACATATTTGTGACGAGAACCGCTCCGATTTCCCCGGATTTTATGTCCGCCGTCAACCTGTTCAGCGCGGGGCGGTCGAGCGTGGTTCCCACCGATCCGCTGTCGCGATAGCGGACAATGTCCGTACAGCCGCGTTCCTCCGCATAGGCGCAGAGTTTCTTTTCCTGCCTTGCCGTCGCCAACTCGTCCGTGAGCGCGGCGCGGCAGTAGATAGCCGTCTTTCGTTTTTTGTTCATGATAGGTATGCTCCTTCCGGTGTTTTGCGTCTGTCCGTTTGTGTGCCGCAAACGTACCGACTGCCTGTGTTTTGGTGGGTCTGTGACAACCCTCCTTAACACTTTACACCTTCGTGCAGCGAGTTCTTGTCCGTCACCATCGTGATAAGCTCCACTACAAGATATAGTAGGGCTGAAAACAATACGCAAATTAATTATTTGCGCACTCAACAATATTCTTGAAATTCAAAGTAATTCGCGCTATACTTATCGTGTTGCCGTATATGCGGAGGTGCATTGATGAAAATCAGCTACAAGAAGTTATGGCACTTGCTGTTAGACAAGAACATGAACAAAGGGGATTTGCAACGAGCCGCAGGTATAAGCTCAACTTCCATCGCAAAGCTGTCTAAAGGTGACAACCTGCAAACGGAAGTATTGGTTAAAATATGTGCCGCTTTGAACTGCGATACAAGCGATATTATGGAGTTTGAACCAAGCGCTGTGGAGGTAAACAACCGTGACTTATGAGACTGTTCTCTCATTGAGAACCGAACATCGGATTAGCCAGATAAAACTTGCGGAGTATTCGGGTTATTCTCCTGCGATGATTTCAAGTTGGGAGTTAAACAAAAGTCAACCCACAACAGAGCAGGTTAACAAAATGATCACAACCATTAGGCACATCGTCACAGCGAAAAATGAACTTGGCATTGATATACGAAAAAAGAGGATTCAACATAAAGGCAATGTAAGCCGAAATACACCTTCACAAATTCAGACTTCTGAAGAGTATAACAAGCTCATGGCTAACATAGATTTTGAGCAAAATGAGTATGCGGAACGCCTTTGTGATATGCACAATAAGCGTCCTCAACCATCTGAGAAAACACCAAAAGCAGTTGCTCTTTTTTCCGGTTGCGGTGGATTAACTCTTGGGTTTGAGTGGGCAGGTTTTAATGTGGTCGGTCACGTTGAAATAAATGATTCAGCAAATGCAATTTATAAAGCAAACTTTCCGGACAGCATTTTACTCGGCAAAGACGTAACACAGCTTTCAGACGAAGACGTAAAAAAATGGTCTGAAAAATTCGGTTCCATCGATGTTTTGATTGGTGGACCTCCGTGCCAGGGATTCAGTCTTGCGGGCAAACGTAATCCAGAAGATGATCGGAATGAACTGTTTCTGCATTACATTCGTATTGTCGGTTTAGTCCGTCCAAAAGTCTTTGTTATGGAAAACGTACGGTTGGCGACATCTATGAAAGACAAAGACGGCAATTTGTTTATAGGCAGAATTATTGAGGGTTACAAAGAAATAGGCTATCTAGTATCCGTTAAAGCCGTCAACGCACAGGAGTACGGAGTGCCACAATTCAGGGAACGCGTTATTCTTGTCGGAACGGACGTAAAACAAACGAATGAAATGTTTTCCTTTCCCGAAACGACCAACGATAACTCTTGTCAATCGTCCTTGTTTAGCAACGACATTACTCCGGTCATGTCTTTCAGAGAAGCGGTTTGCGACTTGCCATCTCTTGAAAGCGGAGAGATTTCTTCCGACCCCTTACATTGGGCAATAACTCATCCAGACCATGTCATAAATTGGCTGAGAGATGTTCCGGAAGGGCATAGCGCTCACAAAAATGAAGACCCATCCCTTCGTCCGCCAAGCGGTTTTAATACGACCTACAAACGTCTAATTTGGGATGAACCATGCTCAACTATATCGACTAATTTCAACATGATTTCAGGATGTAGGAATGTCCATCCAACATCCACGCGTTCACTAACTATACGAGAGGCAACTCGCGCCCAGTCATTTCCCGACAGTTTCGTTTTTTTAGGAAAATGGAGCGATGTCCGGCGCGCCATTGGCAACGCAGTTCCACCGCT
The nucleotide sequence above comes from Acidaminococcales bacterium. Encoded proteins:
- the dcm gene encoding DNA (cytosine-5-)-methyltransferase, with amino-acid sequence MTYETVLSLRTEHRISQIKLAEYSGYSPAMISSWELNKSQPTTEQVNKMITTIRHIVTAKNELGIDIRKKRIQHKGNVSRNTPSQIQTSEEYNKLMANIDFEQNEYAERLCDMHNKRPQPSEKTPKAVALFSGCGGLTLGFEWAGFNVVGHVEINDSANAIYKANFPDSILLGKDVTQLSDEDVKKWSEKFGSIDVLIGGPPCQGFSLAGKRNPEDDRNELFLHYIRIVGLVRPKVFVMENVRLATSMKDKDGNLFIGRIIEGYKEIGYLVSVKAVNAQEYGVPQFRERVILVGTDVKQTNEMFSFPETTNDNSCQSSLFSNDITPVMSFREAVCDLPSLESGEISSDPLHWAITHPDHVINWLRDVPEGHSAHKNEDPSLRPPSGFNTTYKRLIWDEPCSTISTNFNMISGCRNVHPTSTRSLTIREATRAQSFPDSFVFLGKWSDVRRAIGNAVPPLLAKTIADSIKQQLFGR
- a CDS encoding helix-turn-helix transcriptional regulator — translated: MKISYKKLWHLLLDKNMNKGDLQRAAGISSTSIAKLSKGDNLQTEVLVKICAALNCDTSDIMEFEPSAVEVNNRDL
- a CDS encoding recombinase family protein — translated: MNKKRKTAIYCRAALTDELATARQEKKLCAYAEERGCTDIVRYRDSGSVGTTLDRPALNRLTADIKSGEIGAVLVTNMSRIARMLTLVSEWRDLLWEYGVTLIIPAKGETPPPASEITYTRVGDYLLPNITLSEAPDAPPLGLCGEKHKEHLRRQPALYSQLLLSERLYPLCRAVDEAARERGGNADELIYD